Genomic window (Equus przewalskii isolate Varuska chromosome 12, EquPr2, whole genome shotgun sequence):
TGCCTCCGCGGACATGCCAGTCTGGGACTGTTCTGTGTCCACTCACTCTGGGGCTCCACAGGGTTGCTCTCCTCAGTGGGTCCAGGGACAGGGGTCTCTGCAGAGAAGGTGGGAGAATGGGCTGCATTTGAGGGGAACAGAGGGGTCTGCAGGGCTTAGGGGACAGTAGGCAGCAGCAGGGAGCTAGGGTGGCCTCGGCTGAGGCGGCTTAAGCAGGGCAGGGTCACTCACTAACGCAGGGTGCCACCGGAGAGCGGCTCTGCTGGAAGCCAGGGGCGCAGCGGTTGCAGGTGAGGCCGGTGACACCATCCTTGCAGGGACATTGGCCTGTTGTCTGGTTGCAGGTTTTGCCAGCGGCACCAACAGGGTGACAGTCACAGGCTGAGGACAGAGGTGAGATGGTCAGAAGCCCATCTGGGGATGTGGGAAACTGGAAGGGTGTGCAGGTGGCTGGTGGCAGGCTCACCCCTGCAAGCACGGCGGTCACTCAGGGCACGGCCCGGGTCTCGATAGAAGCCCTCTCGGCAGTAATGGCAGTGGCGGCCGGCGGTATTGTGCCGGCAGTTGAGGCAGACACCGCCACTGCGGCGGCCAGACAGTCGGTACAGCTCCATGTTGAAGCGGCAGCGGCGGGCATGGCCATTGCAGGAGCAAGCTGCAGGGAGGGATGGGTCAGGGGCAGGCTGGCCAGGTCCAAGATCCCCAGGCCACCCTCCAGGCCTCACCAAGGCAGGCGTGGGCTTCCCGAGCCGTGGCTCTCTGCCATGGCCTGTCACAGTAGAAGGGCTTGCAGCGGCCGCAGTCAGGGCCCTCGGTTCCATGTCGGCAGTCGCAGATCAGGTGACCCTGGGTGTCCAGCAGGCACCTGGAGGCATGCCCATTGCACTTGCAGCGCCCGCCCACCTGGAGCTCAGTGGCTGAGTAAGAGTAAGGGACCATGGTCTCAGAGTCCCTGGTGTCCCCCAGCATGGCAGGCCTTGTGAGCACTACTCGAATGTCTGTGGCGGTCACCCAGTCTTGGAGCACTGGGCTGCTGTCCAGATCCAGGCCTGGCGGGCTGCCATCCTGCACACTGAAGGCCAGAAGGCCACCACCAtcaggctgggcctggggctcagggaagcAAAGAGCTTCAGGCCCGGGGCCAGCTGGGCCATCGGCAGGGGCAGGCAGGCGGCCATAGTCCAGGCCACAGTGGGAGGAAAAGAAGCCCAGCGGGGCCCAGCTGCGCCCATGATCCTGTGACTTGAGCAGGGCCACCGAGGCAGGGGGTGCTGAGCAGAAGCGCAAGCTCACGAACACCAGCTCAAAAGCCTTGCCCAGGGGCACTGTGAGGGTCACGTTGAGGGGCGCCTTCCTCAGCGAGTCGGAACGCCAGCACACAGGGTTTGCGGTGCTCCCTGCGGAGGTCAGGAGGGCGGCAGGGTGTGCCCGCCGCGGATCCGAGGCGTCGCAGACCCGCGTGGCCGGCCGCCCGCATGTGCTGGACGCCAGTACCTCGCGCCCCAAGGCCGCGTTCACCAGGCCGGGCACGCAGCTCCGGGGCGCGCCTCCCTGGTCATGGCAGGGGTCGGCGGGCGCTGGCGGCCCCGGGCTCAGCGCGGCCGAGAGCGTGCCTGCGGTCAGCAGGAGCCCCCAGGGCAAGCTGGGCATGGCCGGAGTCGCCGTGGGTCAGCCAGCCGGCCGGGGCCCCACGCCGCCGCCCTCGGGGAAAGAGAGCCCGGGTCCGAGGCTCTGCCCGCCAGCCCGTAACACCGAGCAACCAGAGCCCCCGGGCGGCCCCAGCCGGGGCCCAGAGGTGGGAGCAGCCGCGGGCACGCCCCGGGCCGAGCGCAGCAACGGAGATGTTGCCGCGTCCTGTCGCTGGGCCTGGAGCGATGACAGGCGTCGCCCCAGCTCCCGGCGCCTCCGCCCGCGGAGGCCCCACCCGCCACCCGCCGCTCCCACTCACCCACCGAGGGCCGGGTCGAGCAGGTCTCCCGGCCTCCCGGGAAGGGCCGAGGGCGGGCGGGGCCTGGGGCGCCGGGGCCGCCGCCTCCTCCCAGCTGCAGCGAGGGCGGGCGAACTGTgccaggagggggtggggggcgcagCAGGCGCAAGCCTGGGCCCAGCCGGGGGCGGGGCTGCTCGGGccggggagaagggaggggaggggagggggcctcgTCGGCAGAGCCAGAATCAGAAGCAGATTCAGACACTGGCTGGGCCagcgggggagggggctgggaggcccGGGAGCCGGGGGAGGGGCCGTGGAGCCAGGAATGCGCTGGCAGGAGGGGTCTGGAGGGGGCGGCTCAGCCACGCAGCCCGTGGGGGACCACCCAGCAGGGTCCCCGGCCGGCAGCCAGGCCTTGACTGCTTCTGGGGCTGTTCCACGTGCTGGGCAGGGGTCTggccacctcctccctcaggcctaTTAGGCAagctgcaccctggatctgagcGCTGGAACCCAGGCGCTCCCCTGAGTTCCTACAGGGCACACTCAGGGCAGGGGGAGCCAAGCAGGGCTGGTGGTTGTGGGGTACCCCAAACGCAGTGGTCTGTTCTAGTAGAAAGAACCCAGGATTGGGACCAGGTCTGATTTTTGAATCCAAGCTGCTCCAATTTCCAGCTGTGTGGTTCAGATTCCTTAACCTgccggagcctcagtttctttattggCCAGATGCCTGTTATTCAACTTTGATAAGTTGTTGGGGGGATTTGATGAGCTGCATAGGTATTGGATGTAGCCAGGGGCTCAACAGACTTGAGTCCCTCCTGCCCTGTGTTCAAGAAGGACTCCCCGTAGCCCCCCACTGGGGACTGGCCTGAGCTCACCTAAGGGTCGAGGCCAAACTCTTGTCCCAAAGCATCCCTGGGTCTCTGAGTGCAGTTGCATCACTGTGATGGTCCTGCTCTTCCAGAACTGGcagggaggaagtggaagctgtGCATGTATGTGGGGGAGGTGAGTGGGTGGGTATAGCCCACTAGCTGTTAGGATCTCTTGGGTTCAGGGGCTTGGTCAGCTGTTGAAGACCTCTGGGGAATGATAGGGAATGGGGTTTGATCCATGGGGACGGCCTGGTTTCAGATGGCTCAGTGTCAGAACCCCTGAGCCTGGCTCACATACCAGCAGATTTGGGTAGGGAAATAGACAGAAGCCCAGCTGGGGAGCCTGGGCACCACCTGGGGATGAGGAAGCTACAGCTGAGAGTGGTTCCAGCCAAGAGGGGCCAGGAATCACTCTGGACAGAGACTACTTCCCCACCACCTTTAGGTCCTTGATGGGGCAGGCCAAGCCTCCTAGGAAGGGTTTTCCCCACACAGAGAGTGCAGGGAACTCGGGCATACAACCCATGTAAGAGCAGCTCTGAGGTCTGAAGTTTCAAAACGGAGGCTGACCCCAGGCCCGGCCCTGCAGCCAGTGAGGGACACCACGTGGTGTGTCTGTGTAGGCGGAGCTGCCACCCTCGGCTGAGGCACTGCAAGGACCAACAAGAGGTTAGAGAGGGGCAGAATCCTTGTGCCATTTAGGAGAGAAGGTGCCTCCCAGGggaaaacagaaggagaagaggagggagcaggagggctgcTTGACCTcagaggagcagcaggaaggaaGACAGGGTGATGACACCCTCTGAGCCTCCTTTCCCAGGCCTGATGGGCACAAATGCAGGGGTGAGCGATGGAGGGACTGATGGGATGATGGGAGACTTTGAAAGGACTGAGCCAGGAGGACCAGAAGGGCTGCTGGCCTCTCCCTTCACCTTTGGCAGCAGCAGGAAGGCTGTGGGTACCCCTGCTCCACAGATCAGGTGCCATGGGGCCCCATATCTCAACTTTCCAATAAAGAGAACGTGTCTCTTATAACAAACAGCCGTGCATGAGTGAGGCCATTGGCAAGGTGCATGTTCTGCTCTGGGATGGGTCAAGTTCAGAAACAGCACCTTCCCAAACACCCTCTTCAAGGTTCTTCTGGTCGTCGGCCTCAAACTCGGCCTGGGATGAGAGGAGCCCTGGTGGGAGGATGGGGGCTGTGACAGATCCTTCTGGGACTATTAGAAGCAAGAAGGTGACCCACTGGCCACAGTGGGGATAAATGCCCAGGCCCAACACAGGGGTTCCACAGGGCCTGAGACAAGCGTCCAGGGAAACCCTGGCTGTCTGAACTTCAGGACTCctgccaggagggagggaagcgGGAGCAGTCTCTGCCCCCCTTGTCAGCTTTGCGGGCTTTGTCTGCAGCCTTGCCTCCTCGGGAGTTGGGGCTAGGGTCTGCAGAACATCTGGTGGCTTCTGGTGTGGGTGGAAGGAGGCCTCCGGGGCTCAGCCTGCTGCAAGTGTTCAGTGAGGTCAgcaggcagggagcccaggccCTGGCACTCATTGCACCACCAGTTAGCTCCCCAGGGAGAAGGCTGCAGGTCTCTTCCCTGGAATGGCCTTCTGCACACATTCTCTTCTGGGCCCCAAGGCAGCTCTGGCAGATGGTGTGCTGGGTGTTAGGAAGggccttcctcccagcccccagtccAGGCTCATTGCTCCTTGTGGACTCATCACCTGGCCCCAGCCAGACTAGGGCCTCTCACACTTCCCATCTCTCTGCTGGGCCTGCCCCTCCTGGCATCTTAGAAGAGGCTCCGCGTCGCCGCCGCCGGCCCTACCTGCAACTCCtgatcccccacccccacttagAGTGACAGCCGCTAGCTTTAGGGCATGCAGGGAACCTATCTGGGGGAGAAAGGACAGAGGGGGCCTGACAGTTCCAGGCTTCAGAGAGCTGGGGTCTTACCCTTAAAAGGCTGACTGATCAAATACTCCCGGCCTAGCTAGCCCAGGACCTACTGTCCCCGACAGATGCTTGCAAGCCACCACTTGTTCACGGATCgcacatttattgagcgcctattATGCCTCGTGGGGATTCCAACCCAGCGGGAAAGATGGACGAGTTGGGGAGAGGGACAAAGCAGGCTGAGCCTCGCCCAGGAGGGTGGCCACGCCGAGTTCGCAGCCCCTCGCCGCCCTGCACAGCCGGCAGGGCCTCGGTGCCGCGCAGACTGCCGCCCGCCCCGCGCTCAGCCAGGCCCGCTCTGCAGTCGCGACCAGCTCTGCGCGCCAAGCGAAACGCTGAAAAGCAACGTAGGGCGGAGAGAGGTGAGAGGAGAGCCaagtcgggggaggggagggaaatgaCTCGTAGCCCTCTCCACCCGGGTTTCCTGAGGGTTAGGAAAGGAACGGTTTGGGGAAGGAATCTGGGGAGGGGGCTTCCGCGACCCGGGCGCCGCACTGCGCTCGCCGGCCTGGGTGAGGTCCGTAGGGAG
Coding sequences:
- the NTN3 gene encoding netrin-3; translated protein: MPSLPWGLLLTAGTLSAALSPGPPAPADPCHDQGGAPRSCVPGLVNAALGREVLASSTCGRPATRVCDASDPRRAHPAALLTSAGSTANPVCWRSDSLRKAPLNVTLTVPLGKAFELVFVSLRFCSAPPASVALLKSQDHGRSWAPLGFFSSHCGLDYGRLPAPADGPAGPGPEALCFPEPQAQPDGGGLLAFSVQDGSPPGLDLDSSPVLQDWVTATDIRVVLTRPAMLGDTRDSETMVPYSYSATELQVGGRCKCNGHASRCLLDTQGHLICDCRHGTEGPDCGRCKPFYCDRPWQRATAREAHACLACSCNGHARRCRFNMELYRLSGRRSGGVCLNCRHNTAGRHCHYCREGFYRDPGRALSDRRACRACDCHPVGAAGKTCNQTTGQCPCKDGVTGLTCNRCAPGFQQSRSPVAPCVKTPVPGPTEESNPVEPQNCDLHCKPARGSYRISLKKFCRKDYAVQVAVGARGEARGSWTRFPVAVLAVFRSGEERARRGSSALWVPARDAACGCPRLLPGHRYLLLGGGPGAAAGDPGGRGPGLSAARGSLVLPWRDAWTRRLRRLQRRERRGRCGAA